One window of the Shewanella khirikhana genome contains the following:
- a CDS encoding PilN domain-containing protein translates to MSKTHINLYDETLLPPRQRLSFERLKLAVSLLLAVMVVAFGALYWQLQSERSHLAQARQTEQQLNSEKQQLEQRIANHKPDDALVAEVTELQDALELKRLLLGEIGKQQRFTSEGYAALLTDLARSADGSVWLGRIVVDQGDLRFEGFAKDPKSVPLWVERLKETSTLQGKQFATMTMAREPDEPLGFVLTSGALKEVKP, encoded by the coding sequence ATGAGCAAAACCCATATTAACCTCTACGACGAAACTCTGCTGCCACCCAGGCAGCGGCTCAGTTTTGAGCGGCTGAAATTGGCGGTGTCGCTGCTGCTGGCTGTGATGGTCGTGGCCTTTGGCGCCCTGTATTGGCAACTGCAATCCGAGCGCAGCCACTTGGCACAGGCGCGGCAGACTGAGCAGCAACTTAATTCTGAAAAACAGCAGCTTGAGCAGCGAATTGCCAATCACAAGCCCGACGATGCCCTGGTGGCTGAAGTGACTGAGTTGCAGGATGCGCTCGAGCTTAAGCGTTTGTTGCTGGGCGAAATTGGCAAACAGCAGCGCTTTACCAGCGAGGGTTATGCGGCCCTGCTAACGGATCTGGCCCGCAGCGCCGATGGCAGTGTTTGGCTGGGACGGATTGTGGTGGATCAGGGCGACCTCAGGTTTGAAGGCTTTGCCAAAGACCCCAAAAGTGTCCCCCTGTGGGTTGAACGTTTGAAAGAAACCAGCACCTTGCAGGGCAAGCAGTTTGCCACCATGACTATGGCGCGTGAGCCGGACGAGCCCCTTGGCTTTGTGCTCACCAGCGGTGCGCTCAAGGAGGTGAAGCCATGA
- a CDS encoding MSHA biogenesis protein MshI, giving the protein MGRFSFFKKQSALRDVGLYLAANQCWVIAADDPDAPALEIPLDGDNWQGLLAAIVSHFGPVRLAVILGAGRYQLLLTDKPNVPESDMADAIKWSIKDMVSEPVTSLQVDYFEPPQSGSNKITVVSVTRGALVNFVRAVDEAKCEVAGIGIEELVTARLFTAETQARMVVSHVPGNELLLTVIKGGELWMQRRVRGFSELNQIAEQDLAFGAADNLSLELQRSMDYFESQLRQPPVASIEMLTEGACAALARLVGGNFNQPVSAISTLPVGHTFARLACDEFLGARS; this is encoded by the coding sequence ATGGGCCGATTCTCTTTTTTCAAAAAACAATCTGCGCTGCGAGACGTGGGGCTATATCTTGCAGCCAACCAATGTTGGGTGATTGCCGCCGACGATCCCGATGCCCCGGCGCTGGAGATCCCGCTCGATGGCGACAACTGGCAAGGTTTATTGGCCGCCATTGTCAGCCATTTCGGTCCTGTCCGGCTGGCGGTTATACTGGGCGCGGGTCGTTACCAACTGCTGCTTACCGACAAGCCCAATGTGCCCGAATCCGATATGGCCGACGCCATCAAATGGTCCATCAAGGACATGGTTTCCGAGCCAGTGACGTCTTTGCAGGTCGATTACTTCGAACCGCCCCAATCCGGCAGCAACAAAATTACCGTCGTCAGTGTGACCAGAGGTGCGCTGGTGAATTTCGTTCGTGCTGTGGATGAGGCCAAGTGCGAAGTGGCAGGTATTGGTATCGAAGAGCTGGTCACAGCACGGCTGTTTACCGCCGAAACCCAGGCGCGGATGGTGGTCAGCCACGTGCCCGGTAACGAGCTGCTGCTCACTGTCATCAAGGGCGGCGAGCTCTGGATGCAGCGGCGGGTGCGGGGCTTCAGTGAACTCAATCAGATTGCCGAGCAGGATCTTGCCTTTGGCGCTGCCGACAATCTCAGCCTTGAGCTGCAACGTTCCATGGATTACTTCGAAAGCCAGCTGCGTCAGCCGCCGGTGGCCAGTATCGAGATGCTGACCGAAGGCGCCTGTGCGGCCCTTGCTCGCTTGGTTGGAGGTAACTTCAATCAGCCGGTGTCGGCCATTTCAACGCTGCCCGTGGGCCACACCTTCGCCCGGCTCGCCTGTGATGAATTTCTGGGGGCGCGCTCATGA
- a CDS encoding MSHA biogenesis protein MshJ, whose translation MSRLDALGERYQALTSRERGIIFWSSLLGLLLLLSMPIESLWKEHQQTRQRLDDVNRNNRLAGQQISLYQERLAQDPNRDHLQRKTLLLTEHAKLDKALDDEMVDMVPARRMPEVLSKMLNGASGLKLTAFESIAPVPLLEVGETKKLNLFSHGIALTLEGDFFAVLKFVQAVENMEHKLYWKRLDYRVGAYPKAEVQLVLHTLSINEDFIRVANH comes from the coding sequence ATGAGCCGATTGGACGCCCTTGGCGAGCGCTATCAGGCGCTCACCTCCCGCGAGCGCGGCATTATCTTCTGGTCCAGCCTGCTTGGGCTGTTGTTGCTGCTGTCGATGCCGATTGAAAGCCTGTGGAAGGAGCATCAACAAACCCGCCAGCGGCTGGACGACGTAAACCGCAATAACCGGCTGGCCGGGCAGCAAATCAGTCTGTATCAGGAGCGGCTGGCACAGGATCCGAACCGGGATCATCTGCAGCGCAAAACCCTGCTGCTGACCGAACACGCCAAGCTGGATAAAGCGCTGGATGATGAAATGGTCGACATGGTGCCTGCCCGCCGTATGCCAGAGGTGCTGTCGAAAATGCTCAATGGCGCCAGCGGCCTTAAGCTCACCGCCTTTGAATCCATTGCCCCTGTGCCTTTGCTGGAAGTGGGCGAAACCAAAAAGCTGAATCTTTTCTCCCACGGCATTGCGCTGACCCTCGAAGGGGATTTTTTTGCGGTGCTTAAGTTTGTGCAGGCGGTGGAGAACATGGAGCACAAGCTTTATTGGAAGCGGCTTGATTATCGGGTGGGGGCTTATCCCAAGGCCGAAGTGCAGCTGGTGCTGCATACCTTAAGCATTAACGAGGACTTTATCCGTGTGGCGAATCATTAG
- a CDS encoding MSHA biogenesis protein MshK, producing MWRIISLLCLLPGLALGAEGLKDPTMPGNFRGQSTAAASGGSQLKSIITSASGNYAVVGDRVLSVGDSIGSARIVAIGSDSIKLSDGKTLKLFQAITER from the coding sequence GTGTGGCGAATCATTAGTTTGCTGTGCCTGTTGCCAGGCCTTGCGCTGGGCGCCGAAGGGCTTAAAGATCCCACCATGCCTGGGAATTTCCGTGGGCAATCGACGGCCGCCGCCTCCGGTGGCAGTCAGCTGAAAAGCATTATCACCTCCGCCAGCGGCAACTACGCCGTGGTGGGTGACCGGGTGCTTTCCGTTGGAGACAGCATTGGCAGTGCGCGCATTGTGGCTATCGGCAGTGATTCCATCAAACTGTCGGATGGCAAAACACTCAAGCTGTTTCAGGCAATTACAGAGAGATAA